The Pseudomonas wenzhouensis genome has a segment encoding these proteins:
- a CDS encoding rhomboid family intramembrane serine protease, whose product MRRGWLVELRPLLLISGALLLVQLVNASLGGALNVWGLVPRHIEALPGILLAPWLHGSWAHLLSNLSGLLVLGSLVLLRSRRDFYFSSAFIIVGSGTLVWLFGRTGLHVGASGWLFGFWGLLLARAWFERSLLDLLLAVLVFFLYGGWFFGLLPRADVSFEYHLAGAFCGVLYVALSRRQYR is encoded by the coding sequence GTGAGGCGAGGCTGGCTGGTCGAGTTGCGTCCGCTGCTGTTGATCAGTGGCGCGCTGCTGCTGGTGCAACTGGTCAATGCTTCGCTCGGTGGCGCCTTGAACGTCTGGGGGCTGGTGCCCCGGCATATCGAGGCGCTGCCTGGCATTCTCCTCGCGCCCTGGCTGCACGGCAGTTGGGCGCATTTGCTGAGTAACCTCAGTGGACTACTGGTGCTCGGCAGCCTGGTGCTGCTGCGTTCGCGTAGAGACTTCTATTTCTCCAGCGCCTTCATCATTGTCGGTAGCGGTACGTTGGTCTGGCTGTTCGGACGCACTGGTCTGCACGTTGGAGCCAGTGGCTGGCTGTTTGGCTTCTGGGGATTGCTGTTGGCGCGAGCCTGGTTCGAACGCAGCTTGCTCGACTTGTTGCTGGCTGTGCTGGTGTTCTTCCTTTATGGCGGCTGGTTTTTCGGTCTGTTGCCGCGTGCCGATGTCTCCTTTGAGTACCACCTGGCGGGTGCGTTTTGTGGCGTGTTGTATGTCGCGCTGAGTCGCCGACAATATCGTTGA
- the recJ gene encoding single-stranded-DNA-specific exonuclease RecJ has protein sequence MRIEARPLPAQLPDLGNLPPLLTRLYAARGVQSAEELDKGLARLIPYQQLKGIDAAVELLVEALAQRQRILIVGDFDADGATASTVGVLGLRLLGAAHVDYLVPNRFEYGYGLTPEIVAVALERQPDLLLTVDNGISSVEGVAAAKAAGLTVLVTDHHLPGPELPAADAIVNPNQPGCTFPSKAMAGVGVMFYVLLALRARLRESGWFASRAEPNLGELLDLVALGSVADVVPLDANNRILVHQGLARIRAGRARPGLRAILEVAGRDHRRITSTDLGFILGPRLNAAGRLDDMSLGIECLLCDDEALARDMAVQLDQLNQDRKAIEQGMQREALAQLKDLPVADMPFGLCLFEPDWHQGVIGILASRLKERYHRPAIAFADAGDGLLKGSARSVPGLHIRDALDAVAAKHPGLISKFGGHAMAAGLSLPQANFGAFAAAFDAEVRRQLSEDDLTGRLLSDGQLDATEFHLELARALRNAGPWGQHFPEPLFHGVFQIVGQRIVGERHLKLVLKTECGSVQLDGIAFNIDREVWPNPTLRWAEVAYKLDLNEFRGNESVQLMVAHIAPR, from the coding sequence ATGCGTATCGAAGCCCGTCCCCTACCTGCACAACTGCCCGACCTGGGCAACTTGCCGCCGCTGCTGACCCGTCTCTACGCCGCCCGTGGCGTGCAGTCCGCCGAGGAGCTGGACAAGGGGTTAGCGCGGCTGATCCCATATCAGCAGCTCAAGGGCATCGACGCCGCCGTGGAGTTGCTAGTCGAGGCGCTGGCGCAGCGCCAGCGCATCCTGATCGTCGGCGACTTCGATGCCGACGGCGCCACCGCCAGCACAGTCGGTGTGCTCGGTCTGCGCCTGCTCGGCGCGGCGCATGTCGATTATCTGGTGCCCAACCGCTTCGAGTACGGTTACGGCCTGACCCCGGAGATTGTCGCCGTGGCGCTGGAGCGTCAGCCCGACCTGCTGCTGACCGTGGACAACGGCATCTCCAGCGTCGAGGGCGTGGCGGCGGCCAAGGCCGCTGGGCTGACGGTGCTGGTCACCGACCACCACCTGCCGGGGCCGGAGTTGCCGGCGGCCGATGCCATCGTCAACCCCAACCAGCCAGGTTGCACCTTCCCCAGCAAGGCCATGGCTGGTGTTGGCGTGATGTTCTACGTGCTGCTGGCGCTGCGTGCGCGCCTGCGTGAAAGCGGCTGGTTCGCCAGCCGTGCGGAGCCGAATCTGGGCGAGTTGCTCGACCTGGTGGCCCTCGGCAGCGTTGCCGACGTGGTACCGCTGGATGCCAACAACCGCATCCTGGTGCATCAGGGGTTGGCGCGCATTCGTGCCGGGCGGGCGCGGCCTGGCCTGCGCGCGATTCTCGAAGTCGCCGGGCGCGACCATCGGCGTATCACCTCCACCGATCTTGGTTTCATTCTTGGGCCACGCCTGAACGCAGCAGGGCGCCTGGACGATATGAGCCTGGGCATCGAATGCCTGCTCTGTGACGACGAGGCCCTGGCCCGCGACATGGCGGTGCAGCTCGACCAGCTCAATCAGGACCGCAAGGCTATCGAGCAGGGCATGCAGCGCGAGGCGCTGGCCCAGCTCAAGGATCTGCCTGTGGCGGACATGCCATTCGGTCTGTGCCTGTTCGAGCCGGACTGGCACCAGGGCGTGATCGGCATTCTCGCTTCGCGCCTGAAGGAGCGCTATCACCGCCCGGCCATCGCCTTTGCCGATGCCGGTGACGGCCTGCTCAAGGGCTCGGCGCGTTCGGTGCCGGGGCTGCATATCCGCGATGCACTGGATGCCGTGGCGGCCAAGCATCCGGGGCTGATCAGCAAGTTCGGCGGGCATGCCATGGCCGCCGGGCTGTCGTTACCGCAAGCCAACTTTGGTGCTTTCGCTGCCGCATTCGACGCCGAGGTGCGGCGTCAGCTCAGTGAAGACGATCTGACCGGGCGGTTGCTGTCCGACGGTCAGCTCGATGCCACCGAGTTTCACCTGGAACTGGCCCGCGCCCTGCGCAATGCCGGCCCCTGGGGCCAGCATTTCCCCGAACCGCTGTTCCATGGCGTGTTCCAGATCGTGGGTCAGCGCATCGTCGGTGAACGCCATCTGAAGCTGGTGCTCAAGACCGAGTGCGGCAGCGTGCAGCTCGACGGCATCGCCTTCAACATCGACCGTGAGGTCTGGCCCAACCCAACCCTGCGCTGGGCTGAAGTGGCCTACAAGCTCGACCTCAACGAGTTTCGCGGCAACGAGAGCGTGCAGCTGATGGTGGCGCATATCGCTCCGCGCTAA
- the rimM gene encoding ribosome maturation factor RimM (Essential for efficient processing of 16S rRNA) encodes MSTTPAVAEDLIVLGKIVSVHGVKGEVKVYSFTDPIDNVLDYHRWTLKRDGEVKKVELASGRLQGKVLVAKLKGLDDREVARTYAGFEICVPRSELPDLEEGEFYWYQLQGLKVIDQAGQLLGVVDHLFETGANDVMVVKACAGSLDDRERLLPYTDQCVLSIDLAAGEMRVDWDADF; translated from the coding sequence ATGAGTACGACGCCGGCCGTCGCCGAGGATCTGATCGTTCTCGGCAAGATTGTTTCGGTGCACGGCGTCAAGGGTGAAGTGAAGGTCTATTCCTTTACCGATCCCATCGATAACGTGCTCGATTACCACCGCTGGACGCTCAAGCGTGACGGTGAGGTAAAAAAAGTGGAACTGGCCAGCGGCCGCCTTCAGGGCAAGGTGCTGGTTGCCAAGTTGAAAGGTCTGGATGATCGCGAAGTCGCGCGTACCTACGCCGGTTTCGAGATCTGCGTACCGCGTAGCGAGCTGCCGGATCTGGAAGAAGGCGAGTTCTACTGGTACCAGTTGCAGGGCTTGAAGGTCATTGATCAGGCAGGGCAGTTGCTCGGTGTGGTCGACCACCTGTTCGAGACTGGTGCCAATGATGTGATGGTGGTCAAGGCTTGCGCAGGCAGCCTGGATGATCGCGAACGCTTGCTGCCCTACACGGATCAGTGCGTGCTCTCGATCGATCTGGCAGCTGGCGAGATGCGGGTCGACTGGGATGCGGATTTCTAA
- the xerD gene encoding site-specific tyrosine recombinase XerD yields the protein MPALNHPLIERFLEALWLEKGLSAHTRAAYRSDLEHFNAWLDERGVALQHVGRDALLDHLAWRLEQGYQARSTARFLSGVRGFYRFLLRESLISEDPTLQVELPQIGRPLPKSLSEADVEALLQAPDLDDPIGLRDRAMLEVLYACGLRVTELVSLTLEQVNLRQGVLRVFGKGSKERLVPLGEEAIAWIERYTREARPLLLGGKPGDVLFPSLRGEQMTRQTFWHRIKHQAQVAGISKALSPHTLRHAFATHLLNHGADLRVVQMLLGHSNLSTTQIYTHIARARLQELHAQHHPRG from the coding sequence ATGCCTGCGCTGAATCACCCTCTTATCGAGCGCTTCCTTGAGGCGTTGTGGTTGGAAAAGGGCCTGTCGGCCCACACTCGGGCCGCCTATCGCAGCGATCTGGAGCACTTTAATGCCTGGCTCGATGAGCGGGGGGTGGCGTTGCAGCATGTCGGGCGCGATGCTCTTCTCGATCACCTGGCCTGGCGTCTCGAGCAGGGCTATCAGGCGCGATCCACGGCGCGTTTTCTCTCCGGGGTGCGCGGTTTCTACCGTTTCCTGCTGCGTGAATCACTGATCAGTGAAGACCCGACCTTGCAGGTCGAGTTGCCGCAGATCGGTCGGCCACTGCCCAAGTCACTGTCCGAAGCGGATGTCGAGGCGCTGCTGCAGGCGCCTGATCTGGATGACCCTATTGGTTTGCGTGACCGCGCAATGCTCGAAGTGCTGTATGCCTGCGGCTTGCGTGTCACTGAGTTGGTGAGTCTGACCCTGGAGCAGGTCAATCTGCGTCAGGGCGTGCTGCGGGTGTTCGGCAAGGGCAGCAAGGAGCGTCTGGTGCCATTGGGCGAAGAGGCCATCGCCTGGATCGAGCGTTACACGCGCGAGGCACGTCCGCTGTTGCTCGGTGGCAAACCCGGCGATGTGCTGTTTCCCAGTCTGCGTGGCGAGCAGATGACCCGGCAGACCTTCTGGCACCGCATCAAGCACCAGGCGCAGGTCGCCGGTATCAGCAAAGCGTTGTCACCGCACACGCTACGCCACGCTTTCGCCACGCACCTGCTCAATCACGGCGCCGATCTGCGCGTGGTGCAGATGCTGCTGGGGCACAGTAACCTGTCCACCACGCAGATCTACACCCATATCGCACGTGCCCGTTTGCAGGAGCTGCATGCGCAGCACCACCCGCGTGGCTGA
- a CDS encoding acyl-CoA thioesterase: MTPREQEIQRRIALSETRVTKAVFPPTTNHHNTLFGGTALAWMDEVSFIAATRFCRLPLVTVSSDRIDFKHAIPAGSIVELVGRVIKVGNTSLKVEVEVFVEGLYQEGRERAISGSFSFVAVDEQQRPVPVLPGFVDELRPA; this comes from the coding sequence ATGACCCCAAGAGAGCAAGAGATTCAGCGGCGCATCGCGCTGTCGGAAACCCGCGTGACCAAGGCGGTGTTTCCGCCGACCACCAATCATCACAACACCCTCTTCGGCGGCACCGCGCTGGCCTGGATGGACGAAGTGTCGTTCATCGCTGCTACGCGTTTCTGTCGTTTGCCGCTGGTGACGGTGTCCAGTGATCGCATCGATTTCAAGCATGCGATACCCGCCGGCTCCATCGTCGAATTGGTCGGGCGGGTGATCAAGGTGGGCAACACCAGCCTCAAGGTGGAGGTCGAGGTGTTCGTCGAGGGGCTGTATCAGGAAGGGCGCGAGCGGGCGATCAGTGGCAGTTTCAGCTTCGTCGCCGTCGATGAGCAGCAGAGGCCGGTGCCGGTCCTGCCTGGCTTCGTTGACGAGCTGCGGCCTGCCTGA
- the rplS gene encoding 50S ribosomal protein L19: MTNKIIQMLEAEQMNKEIPTFAPGDTVVVQVKVKEGDRQRLQAFEGVVIAKRNRGLNSAFTVRKISSGVGVERTFQTYSPLVDSLSVKRRGDVRKAKLYYLRDLSGKAARIKEKLS; the protein is encoded by the coding sequence ATGACCAACAAGATTATCCAGATGCTCGAAGCCGAGCAGATGAACAAAGAAATCCCGACTTTCGCACCGGGCGACACCGTTGTAGTGCAAGTGAAAGTGAAGGAAGGCGACCGTCAGCGTCTGCAGGCCTTCGAAGGCGTGGTAATCGCCAAGCGTAACCGCGGCCTGAACAGCGCCTTCACCGTGCGCAAGATCTCCAGCGGTGTTGGTGTTGAGCGTACCTTCCAGACCTACTCGCCGCTGGTCGACAGCCTGAGCGTCAAGCGTCGCGGTGACGTGCGCAAAGCCAAGCTGTACTACCTGCGCGACCTGTCCGGCAAAGCCGCGCGCATCAAGGAAAAGCTGTCCTAA
- the trmD gene encoding tRNA (guanosine(37)-N1)-methyltransferase TrmD — MRVEVITLFPEMFAAIGEYGITSRAVKQELLKLTCWNPRDYTTDRHHTVDDRPFGGGPGMVMKIKPLEDALASAKQAAGESAKVIYLSPQGRRLNQAAVRELAQEDALILIAGRYEGIDERFIETHVDEEWSIGDYVLSGGELPAMVLIDAVTRLLPGALGHADSAEEDSFTDGLLDCPHYTRPEVYADKRVPEVLLSGNHEHIRRWRLQQSLGRTWQRRADLLDSRSLSGEEKKLLEEYIRQRDDS; from the coding sequence ATGCGCGTAGAAGTCATCACCCTGTTCCCGGAAATGTTTGCTGCCATCGGCGAGTACGGCATCACCAGTCGTGCGGTGAAGCAGGAGCTGCTCAAGCTCACTTGCTGGAATCCGCGGGACTACACGACGGATCGTCACCATACGGTGGATGACCGCCCCTTCGGCGGTGGTCCGGGGATGGTGATGAAGATCAAGCCTCTTGAGGATGCCCTGGCCAGTGCCAAGCAGGCCGCGGGGGAGTCGGCGAAGGTGATTTACCTGTCGCCGCAGGGTCGACGCCTGAATCAGGCGGCGGTTCGTGAGCTGGCGCAGGAAGATGCACTGATCCTGATCGCTGGTCGTTATGAAGGTATCGACGAGCGTTTCATCGAAACGCATGTCGATGAGGAGTGGTCGATTGGCGACTACGTCCTGTCCGGCGGTGAGCTGCCGGCCATGGTGCTGATCGATGCGGTAACGCGCCTTTTGCCTGGTGCATTGGGTCATGCCGATTCGGCCGAGGAGGACTCCTTTACGGATGGCCTGCTCGACTGCCCGCACTACACCCGCCCGGAGGTGTATGCGGATAAACGTGTTCCCGAGGTGTTGCTTAGTGGCAACCACGAACACATCCGGCGCTGGCGTTTGCAGCAGTCCCTTGGTCGGACCTGGCAACGCCGCGCTGATCTTCTGGATAGCCGCTCGCTTTCTGGAGAAGAGAAAAAGCTGCTGGAGGAATACATCCGCCAGCGGGACGATAGTTAA
- the dsbC gene encoding bifunctional protein-disulfide isomerase/oxidoreductase DsbC, with protein MSLTRISLALALVLGSSAALAADPDQAIRQSLKSLDANLPIEAIAESPLPGIYQVQLEGGRQLYTSADGQFLIQGYLFQVKDGKAVNLTELEESRAVAKQINAIPAKEMVVFAPKAPKTHITVFTDTDCGYCQKLHSEVPELNRLGVEVRYVAFPRQGLNSPAAKELVNVWCAKDQQEAMNRAKTRQSVADASCDNPVAKQYQLGQMIGVNGTPAIVLANGKMIPGYQPAPQLAKIALESND; from the coding sequence ATGTCCCTGACCCGTATTTCCCTGGCTCTGGCACTTGTGCTGGGCAGTAGCGCCGCCCTGGCTGCCGATCCTGATCAGGCCATTCGCCAGTCGCTGAAGTCGCTCGACGCCAATTTGCCGATCGAGGCGATTGCCGAAAGCCCGTTGCCGGGTATCTATCAGGTGCAGCTGGAGGGCGGCCGTCAGCTCTATACCAGTGCCGATGGTCAGTTCCTGATCCAGGGTTATCTGTTTCAGGTCAAGGACGGTAAGGCCGTCAACCTGACCGAGCTCGAAGAAAGCCGCGCGGTGGCCAAGCAGATCAATGCCATTCCGGCCAAGGAAATGGTGGTGTTCGCGCCGAAGGCGCCGAAGACCCATATCACCGTGTTCACCGATACCGACTGCGGCTACTGCCAGAAGCTGCACAGTGAAGTGCCCGAGCTCAACCGTCTGGGCGTCGAAGTGCGTTATGTCGCCTTCCCGCGCCAGGGCCTGAACAGCCCGGCGGCCAAGGAACTGGTCAATGTCTGGTGCGCCAAGGATCAGCAGGAGGCGATGAACCGCGCCAAGACCCGCCAGAGCGTAGCCGATGCCTCCTGTGACAACCCGGTGGCCAAGCAGTACCAGCTCGGCCAGATGATCGGGGTCAATGGCACGCCGGCTATCGTGCTGGCCAACGGCAAGATGATTCCGGGCTATCAGCCGGCGCCGCAGTTGGCCAAAATAGCTTTGGAGTCAAACGACTGA
- the thrC gene encoding threonine synthase — MRYISTRGQAPALNFEDVLLAGLASDGGLYVPENLPRFTVEEIASWAGLPYHELAFRVMRPFVAGSIADADFKKILEETYGVFEHNAVAPLRQLNGNEWVLELFHGPTLAFKDFALQLLGRLLDHVLAKCGERVVIMGATSGDTGSAAIEGCKACDNVDIFIMHPHNRVSEVQRRQMTTILGENIHNIAIEGNFDDCQEMVKASFADQGFLKGTRLVAVNSINWARIMAQIVYYFHAALQLGGPARSIAFSVPTGNFGDIFAGYLARNMGLPVSQLIVATNRNDILHRFMSGNQYVKETLHPTLSPSMDIMVSSNFERLLFDLHGRNGAAIASLMDTFKQGGGFSVEEDRWVEARKLFDSLAVNDEQTCETITEVYKECGELLDPHTAIGVRAARECRRSLATPMVVLGTAHPVKFPEAVEKAGIDAVPALPAHLTDLFQREERCTVLANDLKTVQQFVAAHGNRGKPL; from the coding sequence ATGCGCTATATCAGTACCCGCGGCCAGGCGCCGGCCCTGAATTTCGAAGACGTGCTGCTGGCTGGTCTGGCCAGCGATGGCGGCCTCTACGTGCCGGAGAATCTGCCGCGTTTCACCGTCGAGGAGATCGCTTCCTGGGCTGGCTTGCCCTATCACGAGCTGGCCTTCCGGGTGATGCGTCCGTTCGTTGCCGGTTCCATCGCCGATGCCGACTTCAAAAAGATTCTCGAAGAGACCTACGGTGTGTTCGAGCACAACGCCGTGGCGCCGCTGCGGCAGCTCAATGGCAATGAGTGGGTGCTGGAGCTGTTCCACGGCCCGACCCTGGCGTTCAAGGACTTTGCCCTGCAACTGCTCGGTCGCCTGCTCGACCACGTACTGGCCAAGTGCGGCGAGCGCGTGGTGATCATGGGCGCCACTTCCGGTGATACCGGCTCGGCCGCCATCGAAGGCTGCAAGGCCTGCGACAACGTCGACATCTTCATCATGCACCCGCACAACCGCGTGTCCGAAGTGCAGCGTCGGCAGATGACCACCATCCTCGGCGAGAACATCCACAACATCGCCATCGAAGGCAACTTCGACGACTGCCAGGAGATGGTCAAGGCCAGCTTCGCCGACCAGGGCTTCCTCAAGGGCACCCGGCTGGTGGCGGTCAACTCGATCAACTGGGCGCGGATCATGGCCCAGATCGTCTACTACTTCCACGCCGCGCTGCAGCTCGGTGGCCCGGCGCGTTCCATCGCCTTCTCGGTGCCGACCGGCAACTTCGGCGACATCTTCGCCGGCTACCTGGCGCGCAACATGGGTCTGCCGGTCAGCCAGTTGATCGTCGCCACCAACCGCAACGACATCCTGCACCGTTTCATGAGCGGCAACCAGTACGTCAAGGAAACCCTGCACCCGACCTTGTCGCCGTCGATGGATATCATGGTCTCGTCCAACTTCGAGCGCCTGCTGTTCGACCTGCATGGGCGTAATGGTGCGGCTATCGCCAGCTTGATGGATACCTTCAAGCAAGGTGGCGGCTTCAGCGTCGAGGAAGATCGCTGGGTCGAGGCGCGCAAGCTGTTCGATTCGCTGGCGGTGAATGACGAGCAGACCTGCGAGACCATCACCGAGGTGTACAAGGAGTGCGGCGAGCTGCTCGATCCGCACACCGCCATCGGCGTGCGCGCCGCGCGTGAGTGCCGTCGCAGCCTGGCCACGCCCATGGTGGTGCTGGGCACCGCGCATCCGGTCAAATTCCCCGAGGCGGTGGAAAAGGCGGGTATCGACGCCGTGCCGGCGCTGCCGGCACACCTGACCGATCTGTTCCAGCGCGAAGAGCGTTGCACCGTGCTGGCCAATGATCTGAAAACCGTGCAGCAGTTCGTTGCCGCGCATGGTAATCGCGGCAAGCCGCTCTGA
- a CDS encoding YaeQ family protein has translation MALPSTTYKIELNLTDMDRSVYENLRFTVARHPSETEERLAARLIAYALFYREQLAFGRGLSDVDEPALWEKSLDDRVLHWIEVGQPDSERITWCSRRTEKFSLVAYGNLRVWQTKCLDPVRSLKNINVVVLGQEALADLALDMPRSLNWSVMISDGELFVTDERGQHEIPIEWLAGQR, from the coding sequence ATGGCCCTGCCATCGACCACGTACAAGATCGAACTGAACCTCACCGACATGGATCGCAGCGTCTATGAAAACCTGCGTTTCACCGTCGCGCGTCACCCGTCCGAAACCGAAGAGCGTCTGGCCGCGCGGTTGATCGCCTATGCGCTGTTCTATCGCGAGCAACTGGCGTTCGGCCGCGGCCTGTCGGATGTCGACGAGCCGGCGCTGTGGGAAAAGAGCCTGGATGATCGCGTGCTGCACTGGATCGAAGTGGGGCAGCCGGACAGCGAGCGCATTACCTGGTGCTCGCGGCGTACCGAAAAATTCAGCCTGGTGGCCTACGGTAACCTGCGCGTGTGGCAAACCAAGTGCCTCGATCCCGTACGCAGCCTGAAGAACATCAACGTGGTCGTCCTGGGCCAGGAGGCCCTGGCCGACCTGGCGCTGGACATGCCGCGCTCGCTGAACTGGAGCGTGATGATCAGCGATGGTGAGCTGTTCGTCACCGACGAGCGCGGTCAGCATGAGATCCCCATCGAGTGGCTCGCTGGCCAGCGTTGA
- a CDS encoding homoserine dehydrogenase produces the protein MKPVKVGICGLGTVGGGTLNVLKRNAEEITRRAGRGIEIAQIAIRSPKPQYDTTGIAMTSDVFELVNNPEIDIVIELIGGYTLAKELVLKAIDNGKHVVTANKALIAVHGNEIFAKAREKGVIVAFEAAVAGGIPVIKAIREGLAANRINWLAGIINGTGNFILTEMREKGRAFEDVLKEAQALGYAEADPTFDVEGIDAAHKLTILASIAFGIPLQFDKAYTEGITQLTTADVNYAEALGYRIKHLGVARRTEAGIELRVHPTLIPADRLIANVNGVMNAVMVNGDAVASTLYYGAGAGMEPTASAVVADLVDVVRALTTDPTNRVPHLAFQPDSLSDHPILPIEECESAYYLRIQAKDHPGVLAQVASILSERGINIESIMQKEAEEQDGLVPMILVTHRVVEARIIEAIAAMEALDGVTSPVMRLRVEQLN, from the coding sequence GTGAAACCGGTCAAAGTGGGCATCTGTGGGTTGGGCACCGTCGGTGGCGGTACGTTGAATGTACTCAAGCGCAATGCCGAGGAGATTACTCGGCGCGCCGGTCGCGGCATCGAGATTGCCCAGATCGCCATTCGCTCGCCCAAGCCGCAGTACGACACTACCGGCATTGCCATGACCAGCGACGTGTTCGAGCTGGTCAACAACCCCGAGATCGACATCGTCATCGAGCTGATCGGCGGTTACACCCTGGCCAAGGAGCTGGTGCTCAAGGCCATCGACAACGGCAAGCATGTGGTCACCGCCAACAAGGCACTGATCGCCGTACACGGCAACGAGATCTTCGCCAAGGCGCGCGAGAAGGGCGTGATCGTCGCTTTCGAAGCGGCTGTGGCTGGCGGTATTCCGGTGATCAAGGCGATCCGCGAGGGGCTTGCGGCCAACCGCATCAACTGGCTGGCCGGCATCATCAACGGCACCGGCAACTTCATCCTCACCGAGATGCGCGAGAAGGGTCGTGCCTTCGAGGACGTGCTCAAGGAAGCGCAGGCGCTGGGTTATGCTGAAGCCGATCCGACCTTCGACGTCGAGGGTATCGATGCCGCGCACAAGCTGACCATCCTCGCGTCCATCGCTTTCGGTATCCCGCTGCAGTTCGACAAGGCCTACACCGAAGGTATCACCCAACTGACCACCGCCGACGTCAACTACGCCGAGGCGCTGGGCTACCGCATCAAGCACCTGGGTGTGGCGCGTCGCACCGAGGCGGGTATCGAGCTGCGTGTACACCCGACGCTGATCCCGGCCGACCGTCTGATCGCCAACGTCAATGGTGTGATGAACGCGGTGATGGTCAATGGCGATGCCGTGGCTAGCACCCTGTATTACGGCGCTGGTGCCGGCATGGAGCCGACCGCATCGGCGGTGGTGGCCGATCTGGTGGACGTGGTGCGTGCGCTGACCACCGACCCGACCAATCGTGTGCCGCACCTGGCCTTCCAGCCGGATTCGCTGTCCGATCACCCGATCCTGCCCATCGAAGAGTGCGAGAGCGCCTATTACCTGCGTATCCAGGCCAAGGATCACCCGGGTGTGCTGGCTCAGGTGGCGAGCATCCTTTCCGAGCGCGGTATCAACATCGAGTCGATCATGCAGAAGGAAGCGGAGGAGCAGGACGGCCTGGTGCCGATGATCCTCGTCACCCATCGTGTGGTCGAGGCGCGTATCATCGAGGCCATCGCCGCCATGGAAGCGCTGGATGGCGTGACCTCGCCTGTCATGCGTCTGCGCGTCGAACAGCTCAACTAA
- the rpsP gene encoding 30S ribosomal protein S16 has translation MVTIRLARGGSKKRPFYHLTVTNSRNARDGRFIERIGFFNPVASGAEVKLSVNQERAAYWLSQGAQPSERVAQLLKEAAKAAA, from the coding sequence ATGGTAACTATTCGTCTCGCTCGTGGCGGCTCCAAAAAGCGCCCCTTCTACCACCTGACCGTGACCAACAGCCGCAATGCGCGTGACGGTCGTTTCATTGAGCGTATCGGTTTCTTCAATCCGGTCGCCTCGGGTGCTGAAGTCAAGCTGTCCGTCAATCAAGAGCGTGCTGCCTACTGGCTGAGCCAGGGTGCACAGCCGTCTGAGCGCGTTGCTCAGCTGCTCAAGGAAGCTGCCAAGGCTGCTGCCTAA